Proteins found in one Acidobacteriota bacterium genomic segment:
- a CDS encoding M24 family metallopeptidase — MRLVKSPEEIALLERAAAIAESAHRDAQRTARPGPVRVRVEAAVDRRFRSMGATGPAYPTIVASGENATILHYVENSRRIAAGDLVLLDAGCEYRGYASDVTRTFPASGASRAPGAGSAGGPRGPARRDRGRQAPAHRGRAARGGAGRPTRRAARPRPPEGPARGAEEEERLPALRAPPHVALARPRRARPRGATATSAAGRGRSSRAWF, encoded by the coding sequence ATGCGCCTCGTGAAGTCGCCAGAGGAGATCGCCCTCCTCGAGCGGGCGGCCGCCATCGCCGAGTCCGCGCACCGCGACGCGCAGCGCACCGCGCGGCCCGGGCCGGTACGAGTACGAGTCGAGGCCGCCGTCGACCGGCGCTTCCGGTCGATGGGCGCGACCGGACCGGCGTATCCGACGATCGTCGCATCCGGCGAGAACGCGACGATCCTTCACTACGTAGAGAACTCCCGCCGCATCGCCGCGGGGGACCTCGTCCTCTTGGACGCGGGCTGCGAATACCGCGGCTATGCCTCCGACGTGACGCGGACGTTTCCGGCCTCGGGCGCTTCACGCGCCCCAGGCGCGGGCTCTGCGGGCGGTCCTCGCGGCCCAGCGCGCCGCGATCGCGGCCGTCAGGCCCCGGCGCACCGTGGACGCGCCGCACGAGGCGGCGCGGGCCGACCTACTCGACGCGCTGCTCGACCTCGGCCTCCTGAAGGGCCGGCGCGAGGCGCTGAAGAAGAAGAACGCCTCCCAGCGCTTCGCGCTCCACCACACGTCGCACTGGCTCGGCCTCGACGTGCACGACCGCGGGGCGCTACCGCGACGAGCGCGGCCGGCCGCGGCCGCTCGAGCCGGGCATGGTTCTGA
- a CDS encoding acetate--CoA ligase family protein yields the protein MTPGALLEHEVYALLAKAGFDVPRHVFWPGAEQAPGQIEDFLEGLGGDAAGEVVLKIASPDLAHKSDVGGLTLSKRSPSSVAAAAKKMWDEVGRRAPGASRSGILLVEKLVPASGTPAAEALLSYKNDPAFGPVLVFGLGGLLTEWYGSLAPGHTTVILRPGEVKQGLQAAIVKSPALKIFFEGNRGHAKAPLALNAVAALFESLSKNLLLSFSPSNSLGNPTLEELEVNPILLCADGRWVAADGKARFSARRAERASRPLAKISSLLAPKSAVVIGASASGPNPGRIILKNLKQSEGVAYGKLWAVHPKEKSIDGVPCVASVADLPEKVDLAVVSVPAPAAPAVVAALADGKAESIILIPGGFGEAGRGDLEAALRKALADGHARPDGGPVLVGGNCLGIVSKGQYNTFFLPQYKLPFHDAPGDSLVAVSQSGAYLVSLTSNLDGIVFPRASISYGNQMDLTAADFLTFFADDPTVRLLVFYIEGFAPGDGERFVKAARRVTAEGRHVVVFKAGQTALGAEAAKSHTASLAGDYAVAKSLLEGAGVQVAQTLDMFEDLTKVHTMLGDRPARGRGLAVLSNAGFECSAVLDKLYGLVPSALTSATLARLKACLPGIAHAANPVDATPMADTPAFVEAAAAMLDDPEVDMLLVSPIPVTPALDILAPDPFGGHSENLFSKGSLAQELLRLFRATQKPVVVNVDSGRLYDDFVMVLQRGGIPVFRKIDRASRALAALVRAK from the coding sequence ATGACGCCGGGGGCGCTCCTCGAGCACGAGGTCTACGCGCTGCTCGCAAAAGCGGGGTTCGACGTCCCGCGGCACGTCTTCTGGCCTGGGGCGGAGCAGGCTCCAGGACAAATTGAGGATTTCTTAGAAGGTTTAGGGGGAGACGCGGCGGGCGAGGTCGTCCTCAAAATCGCCTCGCCGGATCTCGCTCACAAGTCAGACGTCGGAGGTCTTACACTTTCTAAGAGATCTCCTTCTTCCGTAGCTGCCGCGGCGAAAAAGATGTGGGATGAGGTGGGGCGCCGCGCCCCGGGCGCTTCGCGCAGCGGCATCCTCCTCGTCGAGAAGCTCGTCCCCGCCTCCGGCACGCCGGCGGCCGAGGCCCTCCTCTCCTACAAGAACGACCCCGCGTTCGGGCCGGTGCTGGTGTTTGGGCTGGGAGGGCTGCTCACCGAGTGGTACGGGAGTCTCGCACCGGGCCACACGACCGTGATCCTCAGACCGGGGGAAGTGAAGCAGGGCCTCCAGGCCGCAATCGTCAAGTCTCCGGCGCTGAAGATTTTCTTTGAAGGTAACAGGGGGCACGCGAAGGCGCCGCTCGCGTTAAACGCCGTGGCGGCTCTCTTCGAATCACTTTCAAAGAATCTTCTCTTGTCTTTCTCCCCCTCTAATTCTCTCGGCAATCCGACTCTCGAAGAACTCGAAGTCAATCCAATCCTGCTCTGCGCGGATGGCCGCTGGGTCGCCGCCGATGGCAAGGCGCGTTTCTCCGCGCGACGCGCGGAACGCGCGTCGCGCCCCCTCGCAAAGATTTCTTCTCTCCTTGCCCCGAAGAGCGCGGTCGTCATCGGCGCGTCCGCGTCCGGCCCGAACCCCGGCCGCATCATCCTGAAGAACCTCAAGCAGTCCGAGGGCGTCGCGTACGGGAAGCTCTGGGCCGTCCACCCGAAGGAGAAATCGATCGACGGCGTCCCGTGCGTCGCGTCCGTGGCGGACCTGCCGGAGAAGGTGGATCTCGCGGTCGTCTCCGTGCCCGCGCCCGCTGCGCCCGCGGTCGTCGCCGCCCTCGCGGACGGGAAGGCCGAGTCGATCATCCTGATCCCCGGCGGGTTCGGCGAGGCCGGCCGCGGCGACCTCGAGGCCGCGCTCCGCAAGGCGCTCGCGGACGGGCACGCCCGCCCCGACGGCGGGCCGGTCCTCGTGGGCGGCAACTGCCTCGGGATCGTGTCGAAGGGCCAGTACAACACGTTCTTCCTGCCGCAGTACAAGCTGCCGTTCCACGACGCGCCGGGCGACTCGCTCGTCGCCGTGTCGCAGAGCGGCGCGTACCTCGTGTCCCTCACGAGCAACCTCGACGGCATCGTCTTTCCACGCGCGTCCATCTCCTACGGCAACCAGATGGACCTCACGGCGGCGGACTTCCTGACGTTCTTCGCGGACGACCCGACCGTGCGCCTCCTCGTCTTCTACATCGAGGGCTTCGCGCCCGGCGACGGCGAGCGCTTCGTGAAGGCCGCGCGGCGCGTCACGGCGGAGGGCCGGCACGTCGTCGTCTTCAAGGCGGGGCAGACCGCGCTCGGCGCCGAGGCCGCGAAGAGCCACACGGCCTCGCTCGCGGGCGACTACGCGGTGGCGAAGTCCCTCCTCGAGGGCGCGGGCGTCCAGGTCGCCCAGACGCTCGACATGTTCGAGGACCTCACGAAGGTCCACACGATGCTCGGCGACCGGCCCGCCCGCGGCCGCGGCCTCGCGGTCCTCTCGAACGCGGGCTTCGAGTGTTCGGCCGTCCTCGACAAGCTCTACGGCCTCGTGCCGTCGGCGCTGACGTCCGCGACGCTCGCGCGCCTGAAAGCCTGCCTGCCCGGGATCGCGCACGCGGCGAATCCCGTCGACGCGACGCCCATGGCCGACACGCCCGCGTTCGTGGAGGCGGCGGCGGCGATGCTGGACGACCCCGAGGTCGACATGCTCCTCGTCTCGCCGATCCCGGTCACGCCCGCGCTCGACATCCTCGCGCCCGACCCGTTCGGCGGGCACTCGGAGAACCTCTTCTCGAAGGGCTCGCTCGCGCAGGAGCTCCTGCGCCTCTTCCGCGCGACGCAGAAGCCGGTCGTCGTGAACGTCGATTCCGGCCGCCTCTACGACGACTTCGTCATGGTCCTCCAGCGCGGCGGCATCCCGGTCTTCCGAAAGATCGACCGAGCCTCGCGCGCCCTCGCGGCGCTCGTGCGCGCAAAATAG
- a CDS encoding histidine phosphatase family protein, with protein sequence MLIRLEWHGESEGNFAGSLQGSRFDTPLGPRAAPGRGARGPARERGPRRRVGEPAGCGRARRRPRRGPHGLPLSIDADLMEFDWGVWSGRPFDGVLDQEVSAVRARWRAGETDLAPSGGESPAMAATRVERFPRPPEAADPHAPLVVAHGRFNRILMALLLGRPLSRMDEIRQRNGSSVFGMGRDRAGADPSRRRQPHPRHDPDRLDPVGQRQVDPVKKENS encoded by the coding sequence ATGCTGATCCGGCTCGAGTGGCACGGCGAGAGCGAAGGCAACTTCGCCGGCTCCCTGCAAGGCTCGCGTTTCGACACGCCGCTCGGCCCGCGGGCGGCGCCAGGCCGAGGCGCTCGCGGTCCGGCTCGCGAAAGAGGCCCTCGACGCCGCGTGGGCGAGCCCGCTGGGTGCGGGCGCGCGAGACGGCGGCCTCGTCGCGGCCCGCACGGCCTCCCGCTCTCGATCGACGCGGACCTCATGGAGTTCGACTGGGGTGTCTGGTCGGGGCGGCCGTTCGACGGCGTCCTCGATCAGGAAGTCTCGGCCGTGCGCGCGCGCTGGCGGGCGGGGGAGACGGACCTCGCCCCGTCGGGCGGCGAGTCCCCGGCGATGGCCGCGACGAGGGTCGAACGGTTTCCTCGGCCGCCTGAGGCGGCCGATCCGCACGCGCCGCTCGTCGTGGCCCACGGGCGGTTCAACCGCATCCTCATGGCCCTGCTCCTCGGCCGCCCCCTCTCGAGGATGGACGAAATCCGGCAGCGAAACGGCTCCTCGGTTTTCGGAATGGGACGGGACCGCGCCGGCGCCGATCCTTCTCGACGACGTCAGCCACATCCCCGGCACGATCCAGACCGACTCGATCCTGTCGGACAGCGTCAAGTAGACCCCGTGAAAAAGGAGAATTCGTGA
- a CDS encoding aminopeptidase P N-terminal domain-containing protein, which yields MAERTVFARRRAFLRLDGRASLLFAAPEAAFGHDVHYRYRPDPDFFYLTGFRRAGRDRGPRRGREDVHAFRPAPGPRRETWEGRRAGRGGRQDVRGRRGASRPRARQASPDLVRKSRVLHHALGLSDASDRLVAGLPRASGAGPVTRQRAPVTAPTRRTSFTRCAS from the coding sequence ATGGCCGAAAGAACCGTCTTCGCGCGCCGCCGGGCGTTTCTTCGACTCGATGGGAGGGCGTCGCTCCTCTTCGCGGCCCCCGAGGCCGCATTCGGGCACGACGTTCACTACCGCTACCGCCCCGATCCCGACTTCTTCTACCTGACGGGCTTTCGCCGAGCCGGGCGCGACCGCGGTCCTCGACGCGGACGCGAGGACGTTCACGCTTTTCGTCCTGCCCCGGGACCGCGGCGCGAGACGTGGGAAGGCCGCCGGGCCGGTCGAGGGGGCCGTCAAGACGTTCGGGGCCGACGCGGCGCATCCCGCCCGCGAGCGCGACAAGCGTCTCCCGACCTCGTGCGCAAGTCGCGCGTCCTCCACCACGCCCTCGGTCTCTCGGACGCGAGCGACCGCCTCGTGGCCGGCCTCCCTCGCGCTTCCGGCGCGGGGCCCGTCACCCGGCAGCGCGCTCCCGTGACGGCCCCGACCCGACGGACCTCCTTCACGCGATGCGCCTCGTGA
- a CDS encoding M24 family metallopeptidase — MVLTIEPGLYVRPDEARVPKEYLGLGIRIEDDVLVTESGARILTEDAPKAS; from the coding sequence ATGGTTCTGACGATCGAGCCGGGCCTGTACGTACGGCCCGACGAGGCGCGCGTCCCGAAGGAGTACCTCGGGCTCGGCATCCGCATCGAGGACGACGTCCTCGTGACGGAATCCGGGGCGCGTATCCTGACGGAGGACGCCCCGAAAGCCTCCTGA
- a CDS encoding beta-lactamase family protein — translation MRALSDPDAYVRWCAANALGAAGLASEPVLASLRESLHDADEDVRRGAALALERLDPAGWLRAPSWDATLATIERLTPLLMRELHVPGVSIALVRDRKVSWTRVWGVADAGTKAPVTDATLFEAASMTKPVFAASVLKLVEQGRLDLDAPIPDVGTLPVQPERLRITPRMVLSHTSGLPNWRKGGEERDGPLPVIAQPGARFGYSGEAIFALQKFVEKLTGEPIEEYARRTLLIPLGMERTSYVWTPALDASLATGHKADGTRLERARYRHANAAYSLVTTAADYARFLAALLAPERAAPHGLSGASVAAMLKHQVRADARDPIERPGRARGREVFWGLGWGLNTTASGDVVYHGGANRTGFRSYCQFSPERGTGIVMMTNGLGGGELWTRLISAVGDL, via the coding sequence GTGCGCGCGCTCTCGGATCCGGACGCGTACGTTCGCTGGTGCGCCGCGAACGCGCTCGGCGCCGCCGGCCTGGCGTCGGAGCCCGTCCTCGCCTCGCTCCGAGAGTCCCTTCACGACGCCGACGAGGACGTGCGGCGCGGCGCCGCGCTTGCGCTCGAACGGCTCGACCCGGCGGGCTGGCTCCGCGCCCCTTCCTGGGACGCGACGCTCGCGACGATCGAGAGGCTCACGCCGCTCCTGATGCGCGAGCTGCACGTGCCGGGCGTGTCGATCGCCCTCGTCCGGGACCGAAAGGTCTCATGGACAAGGGTATGGGGCGTCGCGGACGCCGGGACGAAGGCGCCGGTCACGGACGCGACGCTCTTCGAGGCCGCCTCGATGACGAAGCCCGTCTTCGCGGCGTCCGTCCTGAAGCTCGTCGAGCAGGGCCGGCTCGACCTCGATGCTCCGATCCCGGACGTCGGAACGCTCCCCGTGCAACCCGAGCGCCTCCGGATCACGCCGCGGATGGTTCTCTCGCACACCTCCGGCCTCCCGAACTGGCGCAAGGGGGGCGAGGAGAGGGATGGGCCGCTGCCGGTGATCGCGCAGCCCGGCGCGCGGTTCGGCTATTCCGGCGAGGCGATCTTCGCGCTCCAGAAATTCGTCGAGAAGCTGACCGGGGAGCCGATCGAGGAATACGCGCGGCGCACGCTCTTGATCCCTCTCGGGATGGAGCGCACCTCGTACGTCTGGACGCCGGCCCTCGACGCGAGCCTCGCGACGGGCCACAAGGCGGACGGGACCCGCCTCGAGCGCGCGCGGTACCGCCACGCGAACGCGGCGTACTCGCTCGTCACGACGGCGGCGGACTACGCGCGCTTCCTCGCGGCGCTCCTCGCTCCCGAGCGCGCCGCGCCGCACGGGCTCTCCGGCGCGTCCGTCGCGGCGATGCTGAAGCACCAGGTTCGCGCCGACGCGCGCGACCCGATCGAGCGCCCGGGCCGGGCGCGGGGCCGCGAGGTCTTCTGGGGCCTTGGCTGGGGCCTCAACACGACGGCCTCGGGCGACGTCGTCTATCACGGCGGCGCGAACCGGACCGGCTTCCGTTCCTATTGCCAGTTCTCGCCGGAACGCGGCACGGGAATCGTGATGATGACGAACGGCCTCGGCGGCGGCGAGCTGTGGACGCGCCTGATCAGCGCCGTCGGCGACCTGTAG
- a CDS encoding prolyl oligopeptidase family serine peptidase — protein MPVRGRPEHDERRLAAAHGRRASTRSGETRRRRTSTSTSKRYCPYTNLKKGAYPAMLVKTSFNDGQVFHHEPAKYVARLRARSRRTRNRSLLQTNMAAGHGGASGRYDFPHEIALDGGVPADAVRHRGIDGPVSGNDHARTSRVIPPCSSGSDSPPAS, from the coding sequence GTGCCCGTTCGTGGACGTCCTGAACACGATGAGCGACGCCTCGCTGCCGCTCACGGTCGGCGAGCGAGTACGAGGAGTGGGGAAACCCGGCGACGAAGGACGAGTACGAGTACATCAAAGCGGTACTGCCCGTACACGAACCTGAAGAAGGGCGCGTATCCGGCGATGCTCGTCAAGACGTCGTTCAACGACGGCCAGGTCTTCCACCACGAGCCCGCGAAGTACGTCGCGCGGTTGCGCGCACGCTCAAGACGGACGCGAAACCGCTCCCTTCTCCAGACGAACATGGCGGCCGGGCACGGCGGCGCGTCCGGGCGCTACGACTTCCCTCACGAGATCGCGCTCGACGGGGGCGTTCCTGCTGACGCGGTTCGGCATCGCGGAATAGACGGGCCCGTCTCCGGCAATGACCACGCGCGAACGTCCCGGGTGATTCCGCCGTGCTCTTCGGGGTCGGACTCACCGCCGGCCTCCTAG
- a CDS encoding PIG-L family deacetylase, giving the protein MCISVRVSVLAAAILWVAPAAFAQDRPHPASPAPVPFSPAPIPSHVPAPTSVMWIGAHPDDEAIAAPLLARWCRDGRARCSFLVATRGERGPCPPPAGCPPDLATVRSAEAAASAELFGADLILLSLPDGGGGESPSWAPRTPQGDDLAATLAAFIRAEAPEIVLTFDPRHGTTCHPDHRAIGDLTLEAVSLLSAPPAVYLLETRLEIDTEAVAFHFAPAAPGTIRFDANAPLAATAGPAWSAIESDMERHPSQFDAAWRAAVAHVPESDRAVFLAPAATILRHPVSGCP; this is encoded by the coding sequence ATGTGCATCTCGGTTCGGGTATCGGTTCTGGCCGCCGCGATCCTGTGGGTCGCGCCTGCGGCCTTTGCGCAGGACCGCCCGCACCCCGCTTCGCCCGCTCCCGTACCGTTCTCCCCGGCGCCGATCCCGTCGCACGTCCCGGCCCCGACATCCGTGATGTGGATCGGCGCCCACCCCGACGACGAAGCGATCGCGGCGCCGCTCCTCGCGCGCTGGTGCCGCGACGGCCGGGCGCGCTGCTCCTTCCTGGTCGCGACACGCGGCGAGAGGGGCCCGTGCCCTCCTCCGGCGGGCTGCCCGCCCGACCTCGCGACTGTCCGGAGCGCAGAGGCGGCGGCATCGGCGGAGCTCTTCGGCGCGGATCTGATCCTCCTGTCGCTGCCGGACGGCGGCGGCGGCGAGTCCCCTTCGTGGGCGCCCCGCACGCCGCAGGGGGACGACCTCGCCGCGACGCTCGCCGCGTTCATCCGCGCGGAGGCGCCCGAGATCGTCCTCACGTTCGACCCGCGCCACGGGACGACCTGTCACCCGGACCACCGCGCCATCGGAGATCTCACGCTGGAGGCTGTGTCGCTCCTGAGCGCGCCGCCCGCCGTCTACCTCCTCGAGACCCGCCTGGAGATCGACACGGAGGCGGTCGCGTTTCACTTCGCGCCTGCGGCGCCGGGAACGATCCGTTTCGACGCGAACGCGCCGCTCGCGGCGACGGCCGGCCCCGCCTGGAGCGCGATCGAATCCGACATGGAGCGCCACCCGAGCCAGTTCGACGCCGCGTGGCGGGCGGCCGTCGCGCACGTTCCCGAGAGCGACCGCGCCGTCTTCCTCGCGCCGGCGGCGACGATCCTCCGGCACCCCGTGTCGGGCTGCCCGTAG
- a CDS encoding pyridoxal-phosphate dependent enzyme, with translation MPRLAKRLGLGKLFVKRDDGTGLAMGGNKARKLEYDFAPILAGNYDVVVTVGGAQSNHAAMTAAAARRLGLDVKLVLGGPAVTRPSGNMLLDALYGAEVRYLLDDDDNDSLAAAMDAWVAELRRDGRRPFALPIGGSSGLGALGYVRAMRELAAQTGPGPIQVVTAVGSCGTFAGLLLGARLFAPDARVVGISVSRTARQIADRTAELVAESAAILGLASPPPGALECHDGFHERYGVVTASGAEAIRVSARLEGLLLDPVYTGKSMAGLFALARSGALDPGSPVVFLHTGGLPILFAVDLPEEDA, from the coding sequence ATGCCCCGGCTCGCGAAGCGCCTGGGCCTCGGGAAGCTCTTCGTGAAGCGGGACGACGGCACGGGCCTCGCGATGGGGGGCAACAAGGCGAGGAAGCTCGAGTACGACTTCGCGCCGATCCTCGCCGGGAACTACGACGTCGTCGTCACGGTCGGCGGCGCGCAGTCGAACCACGCGGCCATGACGGCGGCGGCCGCGCGGCGCCTCGGCCTCGACGTGAAGCTCGTGCTCGGCGGGCCGGCGGTGACGCGCCCGAGCGGAAACATGCTCCTCGACGCCCTCTACGGGGCCGAGGTCCGCTACCTCCTCGACGACGACGACAACGACTCGCTCGCGGCGGCCATGGACGCGTGGGTGGCGGAGCTGCGCCGGGACGGGAGGCGCCCGTTCGCGCTGCCGATCGGCGGCAGCTCGGGTCTGGGCGCCCTCGGCTACGTCCGCGCGATGCGAGAGCTCGCCGCCCAAACCGGCCCCGGCCCAATCCAGGTCGTCACCGCTGTCGGGTCGTGCGGCACGTTCGCGGGCCTCCTCCTCGGCGCCCGTCTCTTCGCCCCCGACGCGCGCGTCGTCGGGATCAGCGTCTCGCGCACGGCCCGGCAGATCGCCGACCGGACGGCGGAGCTCGTGGCCGAGAGCGCGGCGATTCTCGGGCTTGCCTCGCCGCCGCCCGGCGCGCTCGAGTGTCACGACGGGTTCCACGAGCGTTACGGCGTCGTGACGGCTTCAGGCGCGGAGGCAATCCGCGTCTCGGCTCGGCTCGAGGGGCTCCTCCTCGACCCGGTCTACACGGGCAAGTCGATGGCGGGCCTCTTCGCGCTGGCGCGCTCGGGCGCCCTCGACCCCGGCAGCCCCGTCGTCTTCCTCCACACGGGCGGGCTGCCGATCCTCTTCGCCGTCGATCTCCCAGAGGAGGATGCATGA
- a CDS encoding FAD-dependent oxidoreductase, producing the protein MERYNLVVIGGGSGGLVVAAGGAGLGARVALVEKHVLPYEPVGRAPVQGMGGDCLQYGCVPSKALLAAAKAAHAARRAARFGIRGISDPGPQDLAPVMDWVRSAQAEIAPNDCVERFGSLGVDVLLGTGRLKSAHEVEVNGTTVWGRHIVVATGSRPRVPRIPGLAEAGFLTNESVFDLRALPKRLLVMGGGPIGVELGQAFRRLGSDVTIVSSSRTSARRRTPTSRPSSRRACGGGAVRDPRRVLGIVGRRARRRGRS; encoded by the coding sequence ATGGAACGCTACAACCTCGTCGTGATCGGAGGCGGTTCCGGCGGCCTCGTCGTCGCCGCCGGCGGCGCGGGCCTCGGAGCGCGCGTCGCGCTCGTCGAGAAGCACGTCCTTCCCTACGAGCCGGTGGGCCGGGCGCCCGTCCAGGGCATGGGCGGCGACTGCCTGCAGTACGGCTGCGTTCCCTCGAAGGCTCTCCTCGCCGCCGCGAAGGCCGCCCACGCCGCGCGCCGCGCGGCGCGATTCGGCATCCGCGGAATTTCCGATCCCGGCCCGCAGGACCTGGCCCCTGTCATGGACTGGGTGCGCTCGGCGCAGGCGGAAATCGCTCCAAACGACTGCGTCGAGCGCTTCGGAAGCCTCGGCGTCGACGTCCTCCTCGGCACGGGGCGCCTGAAGTCGGCCCACGAGGTCGAGGTGAACGGCACGACCGTGTGGGGCCGGCACATCGTCGTCGCGACGGGCTCGCGCCCGCGCGTCCCGCGCATCCCCGGCCTCGCCGAGGCCGGGTTCCTCACGAACGAGAGCGTCTTCGACCTCCGCGCGCTCCCGAAGCGCCTCCTCGTGATGGGCGGCGGCCCGATCGGCGTCGAGCTCGGCCAGGCATTCCGCCGGCTCGGCTCCGACGTCACGATCGTGTCGTCTTCGCGCACATCTGCCCGAAGGAGGACGCCGACGTCGCGGCCGTCCTCGCGGCGGGCCTGCGGGGGAGGCGCGGTTCGTGATCCACGACGGGTCCTCGGCATCGTCGGTCGCCGGGCGCGGCGGCGCGGAAGGTCGTGA
- a CDS encoding 2-oxoacid:acceptor oxidoreductase family protein — protein sequence MSVFYENFERHSGGLGLKAHATHYCPGCGHGLVHKYLAEAIEELGIQDRTVAISPVGCSVFLYYYFDVGNSQAAHGRAPAVAIGHKLANPDSIVVSYQGDGDLASIGLAEIVSTAQLGIPITVIFVNNAIYGMTGGQMAPTTLMGQKSATSPYGRTAAMGLPMKMAELIAGLDGPVYVERVALYDAKQRIKAQKAITKAMKLQVENRGFAFVEVLAECPTHLGMTPEETEHWVKESMLPVFPLGVKKDVVVEPHGAVPAPSFDAERLVGLVGASAEKPPRFMKGFPEHLGGKDVALKLAGSGGDGAQTAAMLIARAAISEGFDATHIPSYGPESRGGTSYADVHVAEDEVLSPASPHPRILVAFNAPSLAKFAPDVVPGGTIVYDSSVIHDVPKVAEGVRLVGVPLTEIAVDLGKAMVKNVVALGALCAATGLFPEETFKTALRQALKDKCALIPLNEEAFAWGVKSVTAPGN from the coding sequence GTGAGCGTCTTCTACGAGAACTTCGAGCGGCACTCCGGCGGCCTGGGCCTCAAGGCGCACGCGACGCACTACTGCCCGGGCTGCGGCCACGGCCTCGTCCACAAGTACCTCGCCGAGGCGATCGAGGAGCTCGGCATCCAGGACCGCACGGTCGCGATCTCGCCGGTCGGATGCTCCGTCTTCCTCTACTACTACTTCGACGTCGGCAACTCGCAGGCCGCCCACGGGCGCGCCCCCGCGGTCGCGATCGGCCACAAGCTCGCGAACCCGGACTCCATCGTCGTGAGCTACCAGGGCGACGGCGACCTCGCGTCGATCGGCCTCGCGGAGATCGTCTCGACGGCGCAGCTCGGGATCCCGATCACCGTGATCTTCGTCAACAACGCGATCTACGGCATGACCGGCGGCCAGATGGCGCCCACGACGCTCATGGGCCAGAAGAGCGCGACGAGCCCGTACGGCCGGACGGCCGCGATGGGCCTGCCGATGAAGATGGCCGAGCTGATCGCGGGCCTCGACGGGCCCGTGTACGTCGAGCGCGTGGCCCTCTACGACGCCAAGCAGCGCATCAAGGCGCAGAAGGCGATCACGAAGGCGATGAAGCTGCAGGTCGAGAACCGCGGCTTCGCGTTCGTCGAGGTCCTCGCGGAGTGCCCGACGCACCTCGGGATGACGCCCGAGGAGACCGAGCACTGGGTCAAGGAGTCCATGCTCCCCGTCTTTCCGCTCGGCGTGAAGAAGGACGTCGTCGTCGAGCCGCACGGGGCGGTCCCGGCGCCGAGCTTCGACGCGGAGCGCCTCGTGGGCCTCGTCGGCGCCTCCGCGGAAAAGCCGCCGCGCTTCATGAAGGGCTTCCCCGAGCACCTCGGCGGCAAGGACGTCGCACTCAAGCTCGCGGGCTCTGGAGGCGACGGCGCCCAGACTGCCGCGATGCTCATCGCGCGGGCCGCGATCTCCGAAGGCTTCGACGCGACGCACATCCCGAGCTACGGCCCGGAGTCGCGCGGCGGCACGTCGTACGCCGACGTCCACGTCGCCGAGGACGAGGTCCTGTCTCCCGCCTCTCCGCACCCGAGAATCCTCGTCGCCTTCAACGCGCCGAGCCTCGCGAAGTTCGCGCCGGACGTCGTGCCCGGCGGGACGATCGTCTACGACAGCTCGGTCATCCACGACGTCCCGAAGGTTGCCGAGGGCGTCCGGCTCGTCGGCGTCCCGCTCACGGAGATCGCGGTCGACCTCGGCAAGGCGATGGTCAAGAACGTCGTCGCGCTCGGCGCGCTCTGCGCCGCGACGGGTCTCTTCCCGGAGGAAACGTTCAAGACGGCGCTCCGGCAGGCCCTGAAGGACAAGTGCGCGCTCATTCCGCTCAACGAGGAAGCGTTCGCATGGGGAGTAAAGTCCGTCACGGCTCCCGGCAACTGA
- a CDS encoding isoprenylcysteine carboxylmethyltransferase family protein, with amino-acid sequence MARAVPLFPPRLEGERRGFAGRHLLAGLAFGGAFFTFVRAKTTPHPNHPVSASSRGGPTEFSGNPLYVRLSVGFVGIALVANTPWVLVALPLVWLALRRLVIGREEAYLERRFGDEYRAFKARTRRWL; translated from the coding sequence GTGGCTCGCGCCGTGCCGCTCTTCCCGCCGCGGCTCGAGGGCGAGAGGCGTGGTTTCGCCGGCCGCCATCTCCTCGCCGGGCTCGCGTTCGGGGGGGCGTTCTTCACGTTCGTCCGGGCGAAGACGACGCCGCACCCGAACCATCCCGTGAGCGCCTCGTCACGTGGGGGCCCTACCGAGTTCTCCGGCAACCCGTTGTACGTCCGGTTGTCTGTCGGGTTCGTGGGGATCGCGCTCGTCGCGAACACGCCGTGGGTCCTCGTTGCGCTCCCGCTCGTCTGGCTCGCGCTGCGCCGCCTCGTGATCGGCCGCGAGGAGGCCTATCTCGAGCGGAGGTTCGGGGACGAGTACCGGGCATTCAAGGCGCGCACGCGCCGCTGGCTCTAG